The following DNA comes from Cucumis sativus cultivar 9930 chromosome 7, Cucumber_9930_V3, whole genome shotgun sequence.
TGCATGACTCCAATTTCCTTAGAGACTTTTGCACATCTTCAACTTGCACAAGGAAATCAGATTTGTGATTGGTGATTGAGCATAAAGCAACATCCACCATctctacttcattttcatttgtgtCTTCATCTTTGCTCACCACTTTCTTGGGTTGAATGAACTTAGAAACCAAGGACCATCTGCTCATCTTTGATGGAAACTTTGGTCCTGCTACAAATAACAATAAGGATTCAATGCTGTTATATGTAACAGTTTCTGCCTCCTTTAGCAAGCTAACAATTTCTGAACTTTCATCACTTTTCtggaaatttgtttttttcattcccTTCAAGGTCATGTGGATTGCCTTCTTTACCATTTTCCTTGAGTTCAAATACTTTTGAACATCAATCTTgtcatcttttcttcttcgtaACGCTGACTCAAGTTCGTGTGCAGATTCTTTCATTTGAGATAAAACATCCTTAGCCAAAGCACACACATCCAAGATCTTGAGAGATCCTTCTAGCAAGTCATCAACTGATTTGTTGTCAACAAGAGCTTGATGGGTGTGTGGCAAGAGAAGCAACTTATCAATAGAATCT
Coding sequences within:
- the LOC116405025 gene encoding uncharacterized protein LOC116405025 → MDSFAANSKKSFHIRSNSLPSKPHPVVDEVNENLCRLRASEEATSSSSSLCQKLDGLQDLQDSIDKLLLLPHTHQALVDNKSVDDLLEGSLKILDVCALAKDVLSQMKESAHELESALRRRKDDKIDVQKYLNSRKMVKKAIHMTLKGMKKTNFQKSDESSEIVSLLKEAETVTYNSIESLLLFVAGPKFPSKMSRWSLVSKFIQPKKVVSKDEDTNENEVEMVDVALCSITNHKSDFLVQVEDVQKSLRKLESCICDFEEDLESLYRRLVKNRVSFLNILNY